The DNA region aaccatgtctttatagaACTTACATTAGAACCTGCTCCTGTTTCAAGAAATTCGGATATCCAAGAAATTTTTGTAGTACCAAGgaagaatgaaaacatgttaTTTTGGCTGATGATAAAAGAAGAAATCAATCATTaactttggaatttttttttgatttttttttgtggtgaaaaactTTCGCATCTTAAAAAATATCCATGACTTCGTGTGAAAACACTTTCGCTTTTTGCTAGTTTATAATTGTCAAAGCATCAACGTTTGCAAAAATGACCAAATACGCAAAAAGTTTGTGCCCCCGAAAGTTTTTCCCCAGAAAGTAATGTGGGTTCGGCGcttatttttggaaaatatttatgtaaaaaCAGCGGCAACAAAATGGAGatgttttttaaccaatcaaaattaGAAGCTGAAAAACTTCCATcgcctttttaaataaagtatttgtgtgtgtttttatgttatttaGCGGTATATTCGGCtgaaaactataaaaataaagttttagaaataacaatgttaaaaaatattattaaaaaaaaagtcagtGGCAACGAAGGCCTGGTGACTAAATATATTGCAGgttgtcaaaataaaaacacttccaTTCAATTGGTTTAAATACACTACTGGGATGATACTTTAATCTGATTGGTAGATATAAAATACGAATTTAACATAAATAAAACAAGCCTCGCATTCACGCTGATGCATCATAATATcagtttttcgtttttcttcttCACTCGATCAAATTTCAAGTTTTGTTAAATACGAAGacgaaaattttgaaatttactaAAAACCAAAATGGTATAACTTgcatatttaaactttattcgTGTGTGTATTATGTTTTGGAactataatataataattttaaatttaagaataactaagaaagtttaaaaagaggttaatattttaacaaaacgagctttcatataaaaaacattttgcagGCAAAAAAAGTAAGAGTATTCTGGACTTCGCATTGCAAAACATATTCTAACTTTTATTAAACTCTTCTAATATCAAGTTAGCTAGATATAAAAGTGTTAAAAGCTGCAAGCAGCCACTCTTTTAGTGGTTTCCAAGTCAGTTagtttaaatttcattttttaaactttacctTTAGCGTGAGTGTATTTCGATTCATGTCGGACAAGCAGGATGTCAAATGGGAAATGCTTGTTGGGAATTGTATTGTTTAGAACATGGTATTCAACCTGATGGTCAAATGCCAAGTGATAAAACAATTGGTGGTGGTGATGATTCTTTCAATACTTTTTTCAGTGAAACTGGAAGTGGTAAACATGTTCCACGAGCTATCTTTGTTGATTTAGAACCCACTGTTGTTGGTGAGTtccaaaaattacttttaaatttcAACGAAACACATAATGTAAATTATGAATTAAAACTAACAAAGCAAGATGGTGCAATCACCGCTGCTGGTAATTTTcaactatttttatatttagacgaAATTCGCACAGGAACATATCGCCAATTGTTTCATCCAGAACAGCTTATCACTGGTAAAGAAGACGCTGCTAATAATTATGCACGTGGTCACTACACAGTAGGGAAGGAGCTGATCGATCAGTGTTCAGATAGGATTCGAAAGATAGCTGACCAATGCACTGGACTTCAAGGATTTCTGGTGTTTCATTCCTTTGGTGGTGGTACTGGATCTGGATTTACATCACTTCTCATGGAACGTCTTTCTGTCGATTACGGGAAGAAGTCCAAGTTGGAATTTTCCATCTACCCCGCTCCTCAAATATCCACGGCTGTTGTGGAACCATATAATTCGATTTTAACAACACACACCACACTTGAGCACTCGGATTGCTCCTTTATGGTTGACAATGAAGCTATCTATGATATCTGTCGAAGAAATTTAAACATTGAACGACCAACATacactaatttaaatcgactcATCGGTCAAATTGTGTCATCAATTACAGCTTCACTTAGATTTGATGGTTCATTGAATGTTGATCTCACTGAATTCCAAACAAATTTAGTTCCATATCCGAGAATCCACTTTCCAATGGCCACGTACGCTCCAGTTATCTCTGCAGAAAGAGCATTCCATGAACAACTTAGTGTGGCGGAGGTTACTACTGCTTGCTTTGAACCAAACAACCAAATGGTGAAATGTGATCCTCGACATGGTAAATACATGGCTTGTTGTTTGCTATTCCGAGGCGATGTTGTTCCCAAAGACGTCAATGCAGCCATTGCCAACATCAAAACAAAGCGAACAATCCAATTTGTGGATTGGTGTCCTACAGGGTTCAAGGTTGGAATCAACTATCAGCCACCAACTGTTGTTCCTGGTGGAGATCTTGCCAAAGTGCAACGAGCTGTATGTATGTTGAGTAACACCACTGCTATCGCAGAAGCTTGGGCTCGGTTGGATCATAAATTTGATCTAATGTATGCAAAACGTGCTTTTGTTCATTGGTATGTTGGAGAAGGTATGGAAGAAGGAGAATTTTCAGAAGCTCGTGAAGATATTGCTGCTTTGGAAAAAGATTATGAAGAAGTTGGTATGGACTCCGTCGATGAAGGTGAAGAAGAAGAGGACGATTATTAGACTGTTAGAAATGATGAAAGAAGAACATTATAAACCCTTTAACCTTATCTTTGTGCAAATCTTatgttataaaatatattaaggaaaaataactttcgtacttttttaaatgtatcAAACTCTGTGAGCTATAGTACGTGGGACATTCCTAGTCCATCAAAGTTCATTACAATTGTCAAGCGCTAATAAAGATGTCATTGACTGTAAATTAGTCCCTCCAAATCTACCTTAATTatgaaaaaacttgtttaaacgTCCTATGGCGCTGTTTGacatcaaaattgtttttatgtcGATATTACCTTTCGACTACTTTTTACGgactcatttttaacaaaaatttgtgCAAGAATCAATGTGTCGCAAGGTGGCGCAAATAGAGCGTTAGAAATTAATTCAAATCTACCCACATTGCCAGGAAGACAAAGAGTTATGGATgacatttattattattattattattattaaaagactATATTCTGGCATATccatatacaaatatacatagctCTTcatccagaaaattttaaacaaggagattaataaaatttaaaatatatgtatatatatacattatgcttacactaaaagaaatttctaatatatattaaaaaaaaatactaatgataatattgttaaaagaaacggacgagaaaacaaaaacaaaaacaaaaacacagaagAGAAAGTGCGCGATTTGAGTAAGGAAAAGTCAATTAACGCATAACAACAGAAtgatccacaaaaatttacttaaatttctttcagtaaaaataattttgtctctcttttaaatgttatcaGCTTTTTAATCGAGCGAATGTCTTTAGGAAGTCGATTGAAAGACGTAGTTGTTACATCTTCGAAAGTGTTTTTGCGAAGTGATGTCTTTAATCGAATTTCGTCAGCATTTCGAAGAGTTCTTTTGTGaacaacaatttcatttttcaaatactTTGGCCAATTATTCTGATGAACacttttaaaggctgtgatcATCAAATGCCATTCTCGTCTTTGTTTAATAGGTAACCAACCTAAACGTGTTATATCTTCAGTATGGCTGTACTTATTCCATACAAAGCTGGCTGCACATATCATCACTTTATGCAGCTTTCGAATTTGGATGGCTGTTAATGGAATATAAACAGTGTCGTTAAAGTCTAATTTTGACAAGACTAGCATTTCAGCTAATTGTTTTCGTAACTTAAATGgtgccatgcgttttagtttacgtaatatagataagatgccatGACAACACGATACTACACTCTGTACATGATCATTCCAACTTAGGTGTTCATCTAATTTAACACCCAATACAGACCATGTTGGAACTCTTTCAATCTGGAAGTCATCCAGTTTGATATCAGTACAATCGAGGTCGTTGAGATTGTGTCGTTTTGACATTTGTGATGTTGAAAACACcattaactttgttttttccttGTTCAGAACAAGATTGTTATTTGTAGACCATCTTTGAAGTTGACTTATATCTCCGTTTATTTGTTCCTTTGCCTTCGCAagattatttaattttgtggaCGTAAACAAAGTGGTGTCGTCAGCATACTGTAACGTACTCGTTGTCAAATGCATTTCCAGGTCAGTGACGtataaattgaaaataacaGGGCCTAATATTGACCCTTGCGGCACACCAGATGTGATGTTACAAAATTCAGAGGTCTTATCATTAATTCGCACAATTTGTTTTCTGCCACACAAGTAACtcaaaattagttcaacaaACTCTTTGGAAAAACCGATTTGGTTGAGTTTCCTCATTGTAGTTTCATATTGAACAGTATCAAAGGCTTTCGAAAAGTCAGCTAATACTACAAGACTGATTTCGTTTTTACTCATTGCTTCTTTGATATCCGTTCTAAGTTTCATCAACAAAGTAGTCGAGGAGTGTCCTTTTCGGTACCCGGACATCGTTTCGGAATATAAAGATTTCTCATCGATAAAGATTATCATTTGTGTAAGGATAAGACGTTCAAATACTTTGGATAAAATAGGAAAGATGGAGATCGGTCGTAGTTCTTTTATTGATGTAGGAACATTCACTTTTGGAATAGGTGCGACTCTTGCCACTTTCCATTGACACGGGAAGCATTTTTTCTCAATGCACGTATTTATAATATGTGTTAGAACAGAAGAAATTTCATTTGCTAGTAATTTAACATATTTCACTGGTATATCATCAAACCCAGTTGATATATCGTTACGTAGTCCTTTAAGTTCTTTAAGTACCTCCTCATACTTAACATGTCTGAGTTGAAACATTTTGGAAGTCGATGGTGGTAATGTTTGGAGTACTTcctttaaatcaatttcagaTTTTGGAATTGATCCAGTAACTCGCTCAGCTGTTCCGgcaaaaaaagtgtttacactATCAGCGTCAAAATGAAGAGGCTTCGAAGGAGGATGTAAAATTCGATTGATAGTGTTCCACACTTCTTTCGAGTTTTTAGAACTAAGtgcttttttataaaaggaaACTTTAGCTTTCTTGATCTTTTTCTTAACAGAGTTTTTAAGttgtcgaaattcgttccatatCATTTGATCGTTAGTTTCATGAGCAAGTTTTCGAAGTTTATTTCGCTTCGTTTGGtcactttttatgtttaaagtATGAATCCATGGAGATGGTGgtcttgttatttttgttcttcttaaCGGGGCATGTCTATCAATGCAATCTTGCATGAACTTGTGAAGTATCTCCACTTTTTCTTCTGGATCATCTATAGCGTATATAACTGATGTCGGTAGGTTCGAGAAATCCGACACAAAAGATTCCCTATCAAACTGCCTTTCATCTCTTATCATTTTATATCGAGGTTTAAACTTATCGTATTTAATGTTGATGATAGCGTAAGGTCCATCATGGTCACTAATAGTTTCGCATGGTAATACATCAGTATGTGCGATTTTGGTATTATTGTTAATTATCATATGATCGATCAATGTTGCGCTTAAAGGAGTCGTCCTGGTCGGCTTTGATACTATCTGTTTAAGGTTGAATGCAGATAAAATATTGTTGTACTGTCTTACTTGGCAACATTCTGGTTTGAGAAGATTTATGTTTATGTCCCCTGTTATAAGTAGCAGGCCATCCCATGTTGTTTGGATATAAGTTATCAAATCTTTAAATTTAGTTAACCAGTCAGAAAAGGAGATGATTCTTTCCGAGCGGTATATGACCCCAAGAAGTAGTTTACTATGCTTGTTTCGGCCATCTACCTCGATCCATATATGCTCTAAATTTTCGTACATATCATTAATATCCTTTCGAATGCGATATTTGATCAAACTGTTCACATAAATTCCAACACCCCCTCCTCGAATTTGGTCTCTATTCACATATTCCATTGAGTAACCAGGTATACGGACGTATTCCAATAAATTAGCattattttttagccatgtTTCGGATAAGCAAACAATGTCGAAGGGGTGGTCATCCAATAATACCAGTAAATCGTTAAAATTAGATGTCATCGATTGTGTGTTTATGTGCAGTACTCTCAATTTTTGATAATGTTCATGCAATGCGTGTTGATGACTGCTGTATGTTGCACCTGAAATAGTTGATGAAATAGTTGAATTCAAATCATTCTCTCGCGCAAACGGCATTAATAAGTGTGTACAGTCAGTACATGTCCACTTTACCGGAATACAATTCATTATGGAATGTATCAAGTTGGTATCGGCACATTTTGCATGAGTACGATTAAAACACATTTCACAGGCGAGCTGCTTTTGATTTCGTCTGATAGTTGCTCTACAATAATGCACTTAGTTGCTTGGGGTTTGGGCCCTGGGTTGGTTTCCACGTCGCCACtttgcaaaataatattaaatgtagcACACGTATTGTTATAATAGGAGACTCTTGCTTTACCTCTTTTAATAACGTAACTATAGCTTCTGtcaccttttacaatcgttccATTTATTTCAATGGTCTCAATGCTATCGTTAAAATCAATACATAAAGTAATTAGTGATGTTATTAATATTACGGCATAAGACATTGTGGTTACCATGGTGATATAGAGTGTTGATAAGAAGTTTTGCAAATTGTTGCAATTTGCCGGGACGTGTAATACCCAAAAACGTTTAAATTTTCTGCATATAAACCAACTAATCCAAAATAATCTTTGTATAAGCAATAAAATTACTTCGGAATGTATAAGAGTCGCAATTTTCGTCGATAGCCACAAATAGAGTACGATTTCCTTAAAATCTCTTATATGGCATACGTAagtccaaaaaaacttttaaattctttccatataaacctttagaggcctagttttatttcaaacataTCGATTAATATTTTTCGAGAATATTATCCAACTATCTTTTCAATCCAACATTTCTTTGTTAGAATCATTCCAAGCTACTTAGGAGAACCTCCCAAAAACAGACACTGGTGAGAAAAATAATTCTGTCCGCTTTAGAGATTTGGTCTAAGCTTTTTACACTTGGTGAATAATTATTAAGGATAGGGatagaaaattgaaaaatagaaaataaatattttcagtAGAAGAGGATTAGGAAAAAAGTAGAAGCAAGAAAAGGATCAATTAACAAAATATCAACTAATTTTTGCTTAATGGAAATTATATTCCACGGAAATATTCCCGAAGGACTAAAATATGTGTCTGCTAAATAAAGATTTCCGCTGGATAGTGGTGTACGCTGGGTAAAGGTCTGCGCTGGATAGAGGTATGCGCTGTCGGTATAGGATGGGCGTAACAGAATTGTAGAATTTATATGGCTGGTACTGGGTGAGTTAAAAAAACATcgaaaatttcatttcattgcGTGCATTACATATCATTAAGGCCTGTTTTTTTGCGTCGTGTGTAGAAGTCTCCTtcacatatttatttattttaagaattttttttcttataaaaacaaatttctaaaaagttattattattattatttacataTATTACTGATGTTTCCTTCCACATCCGTTAATTAGGTTTATTTACTGCAGTATCTCTCTTTATCTTCAAACTTTCACGAATCATTTTTTGTAGATTTTGATTGTTCTTTGTTTACTTGAATATCACTAGCACTCATACTAAAACTATTTCTAGATGATGTGCCAACTGGTTCTTCTCCTTCATGCAGCATttcatctaaaaaataattatgaagCAATGCTTTAATAATCTCTCAATCCTTCACTGGCCACAGTAGCCATTTCTCAACCACAGAGATTGTAGAATGTGGAACCATACACCGTGTGAAGCAAATTAGATAAGTTCTCGAGATATTGTTAAATGTAAGGGTTTAGGCGTTGTAacatatttcatttattttgttgcaTTTTGAATACTTTCTCATTGTTTGCCAAAATTTATGATTGTTAGCTCTGCTTCATGCAAATCTAATTCaattaaaaacttcattttcctTTTTCCCTTTTCCTTCACTTTCCTCTCTTCTGTAACATTGTGTCAACGGCTAGTTCGAGGTTGTTTATTTGAGAGACGGGACGGGACGTTTGCtggtatgtttttttgtttgttttttcaattgAAATATGCAGAAGTTCATCGTTCATCCAGGGACGGTATGTTGATATGCCTGCCTGATCCGGGATTCCGCTTAGCTGAGAACAGGACGAAATTGTCCCACATAAAAAACTTccacataaaaaacaaagtgaTTTTAGTGCAATTATTGATGAGGGCGGACCAACGTCCCCGACAATTGTCCCGGCCTGCTCCTCATATTTCATAGACCAAGATTTGTTTTCAACTAAGAAACAttgttttaacaattttaaaataaaaagggaAGAATTTGAAGTAAATTAGATTTTCTAAACAAATCAAAGATTTTCTATTAACCTTTCATTGAAGTTGCTTGCTCAATTCCAAAATATTTCCCGAAcgtatctttcttttttttcaccatttttCGACGATGTCttctgaaataaataaaaatcacaaatacacttctctaaagttcaaaatcattCCCATAAACAGATGTTTATTTGCACTGACTGATGGTCTTGTGTTAGAGCGTTCACCTtcagtgcggaaggtcttggaTTCAAACCTTGGCCAattcatgccagagactataaaagttcAAGTCGATCCTATCTGCTAAATATGAGAATTGGATTGATCGCTCAACTAAGATAGCCGGTTGTCTAATGAAGCAGCTCTTGTGCTTCAcaccttccgtagctcaaatgaGAGCTTAAATGCAGGAACttcattgataacagtaccaTTAGAAACTGAAAATTCTATTCTGGGTAAGCAATAGTAATAATGTCACACACATTTTTGGTACTTGAAAACGAGTTCAGAACAATACAGATTCTCCATAGTTTAGTATCGTTCTGTTATACTTAAGAATCTCCAAAGACCATTAGGGACATCCCAAAATTTTCTTGAAGCATAATATTAACCCTTAAAGCCTAATAACATCCAGAAAATATAGCTACATTGCAGAAAATATAGCTACCAGAAAATATAACTACCAGAAAATATAGCTACCAGAAAATATAGCTACCAGACAATATAGCTACCAGAAAATATAGCTACAAGAAAATATAGCTACATTGCAGAATGCATGCTGGGTAGatgtttaaaaagttaacaAAGAATGAAATAGGTTCCTCTCTACCAGAATATAAGATTTcctgataaaaaaaagataattacATCAAATTTTTATCATATTGAAAGGAACTTACTTTAATGCACATAAGCAAACCGTCCATGCAGTGCCCAACACACTGATTCCTATCACCAAAGCACTTACAACAAGATACACCAAACTCCAGTCTAAAAGAATGATACCTGTTATAATATTTACACAGCGAAACTTTGGAAAACTGTTCTAGTTAACATAtctatataattaaaaaattgatacGAAAGGTTTTGCTTATATGGTGTTTCAGAAAGACATCTTCTCTGCAATGTTTGCTTGAACAAGGAAGAAGAATGATTCAAAGGAGATAGGAATGATTCAAAAGAGATAGGAATAATTCAGAGAAGATAGGaatgatttaaaaaagataaaaacttctGGAAAGCCAAGTTTTGTTCTCCTGTTTATGCATATACAAACACCTTAAAATCATTAATGAGTCGTTTCTCTTCCAACTTGTACTGTAAGGTTTCTAATTAAACTCCTACTTGTTTCACTTTGAATACAAACTCTGCTAAACTTTCGCGTACATtatgaaatttaaaactttgCTTCTTAATCTTCTTTTCATGTAAGCACTTTAGCCAAT from Hydractinia symbiolongicarpus strain clone_291-10 chromosome 6, HSymV2.1, whole genome shotgun sequence includes:
- the LOC130647710 gene encoding tubulin alpha-1A chain-like; translated protein: MRECISIHVGQAGCQMGNACWELYCLEHGIQPDGQMPSDKTIGGGDDSFNTFFSETGSGKHVPRAIFVDLEPTVVDEIRTGTYRQLFHPEQLITGKEDAANNYARGHYTVGKELIDQCSDRIRKIADQCTGLQGFLVFHSFGGGTGSGFTSLLMERLSVDYGKKSKLEFSIYPAPQISTAVVEPYNSILTTHTTLEHSDCSFMVDNEAIYDICRRNLNIERPTYTNLNRLIGQIVSSITASLRFDGSLNVDLTEFQTNLVPYPRIHFPMATYAPVISAERAFHEQLSVAEVTTACFEPNNQMVKCDPRHGKYMACCLLFRGDVVPKDVNAAIANIKTKRTIQFVDWCPTGFKVGINYQPPTVVPGGDLAKVQRAVCMLSNTTAIAEAWARLDHKFDLMYAKRAFVHWYVGEGMEEGEFSEAREDIAALEKDYEEVGMDSVDEGEEEEDDY